The Paenibacillus amylolyticus genome contains the following window.
GCAGTGTCACTACATTTTGTCCCATACTGCGTAATCTTGCCGCTTCCGTAAGAGCCTCGGCTCGACGTTTCGGGCTATATCGGATAAGTACCGGTTTTTTCTCTTTAATGGTAATGCCGTGAACGCCATCAATAATCCGGTTTGTTTTCAGTGCAAACCCTGTAGCTGGCAACGAACGCCCGAATTGTTGTAACAGGTTGTCATATCTCCCACCGCTGCATACCGGAGATCCCAGTTCTGCTGCATATCCTTCAAACGTCATTCCCGTATAATAGGAGAAATCACCGATCATCGTCAGATCAATCAGCACATGTTCGGATACACCGTAAGCTTCCAACACTTCGAATACCGCACACAGATGTGCAATTGATTTTGCTGCTTCAGCGCTTGAACTTAGCTCTACCGCATGGGTGCAGACTTCCTTGCCACCACGCAGACGCAGAATCGCTTCAAGCTGTTCTTTTAACTTAGGCTCCAGATTTAATGCTTCAATCGACTGGCGATAGCCGACATAATCACGTCCAAGCAACCCTTCCTTCAATTGCTCCTGCTCCGCAGTTTGACCTGGAATGACCTCTTCCAATAATCCGTTCAGGAATCCCATATGACCCATCGCTATTTTAAAAGAAGACACACCCGCTGCCTGCAAAGAGGCAATCGCAAGCGCAACAACTTCGGCATCCGCTTCAGGCGAATCGTCTCCAACCAGCTCCACACCCGTCTGGAAAAATTCAGCTTCACGTCCAGCTTCCTCTTCAATGGAACGAAATACATTCGCATGATAGGACAGACGCAGTGGCAACTGTTCATCTTTGAGCATGGAAGAAACAACACGTGCAATGGGAGCCGTTAGATCCGATCGAAGTACCAGTGTGGTCCCCCGGCTGTTCAGTAATTTAAACAGTTTGCGATCTGATGTAGAGCTTGCTACACCCACCGTGTCGTAATATTCAATCGTTGGTGTGATAATCTGACGGTAACCCCAGCGTTCCATGCATTCCAATACATTCCGCTCAATCGTCCGTAGCTTGGATACCACATGTGGTGTATAGTCGCGAAATCCGGTCGGTTTTTCAAATCCTTTTGGTTTGGACATTGGTATTATTCACCCCGAGTCAGTAATTTAAGAGTGGTGCTCGTTCTATTTCAACAGGATTTATGTAGTGTAAATCCCCATCCTATCTTGTAACCCTGAATCCCCATATTGCTTCAAAAAGCCTTCAACTATTGATTTAGTTCACCTTTATCACGTTTAATTTCTTCATCGATACTTTCACATGGTAAAGTGCTAACAAACTAAAGGATATGGGATATGATAACATGAAATCCGCACTACCGTCAACAATACCGAAGCTTCATAGCCCTAGGATAGTCATATCGCTTTGTATACACAACGGTACCTGCACCAATCGGTATTTATATACGAAAAAAGCTGCCATCAGCAGCTTTTTATTTCGACACATCTTCATTGATTCATCTTGATTTATCACGTTATGGACTTAATGCACACTGCCCTGAGAAGAATCATCCGTGTTAAAGACAGTTTCTTCCGTAGAAGCCGCCGCACGGGATAAATCACGCAGTGGATTGCCTCCAACGAAAGCTCCTGGTGCAACATCCTTATGTACGACAGCTCCAGCAGCCACAACCGCTCCATCCCCTATGGTTACCCCAGGCAGAATTGTTGTATTGGCACCGATCAGTACATTTTCCCCGATAATCACCTCACCGAGCCTGTACTCCTTAATCAGATACTCATGAGCGAGAATCGTTGTGTTGTAACCGATGACCGAGTTTTCGCCGACCGTTATTTTCTCCGGAAAAAACACATCCACCATCACCATCAGGCCAAAGGCCGTGTGTTTTCCCACCTTCATACCAAGCATCCGGCGGTAAATCCAATTCTTCACTGATAGGATCGGACAATAGCGTGACAACTGGATCCAGATAAAATTACGAACGCCCTTCCACGGACTCACTGTCTTGTAGATATGCCAAAGTGCATTCTGGTCCTCTACCGGATAGCGGGTTACTTTTCTCATGAACGTCCCGTTTCAACACCAATGAGTTTTAACAAGTCTCTCATATCATGCAGCATGTGATTTGGCCCATATCCACTTAGGATCGTTTCTCCTTTGAGAGACCAGGCAACACCTGCCGACAGCGCGCCCGCATTCTGTGCCGACTGGATATCCACTGGACTATCACCTACCATCAGTGTTTTAGCCGGATCTGAACCCAGTTCTCCCATGGCTTTCAGTACAGGCTCAGCGTGTGGCTTCGGATTCGTCACATCGGTCACAGTTACAATTGTCTTCATATACTTCAGTAGGTCAAAACGCTCCAGTACCTTTAATGTAGATGGACGTATTTTGGTTGTCACCACACCCATCACAATGCCAGCCTGATGCAGCGCCTCTACCACCTCAATAACATGTGGAAAAGGTCTAACCATCTCTTCATGATGGATATCATTATAGGCGCGATAACCTTTCACGTACTCGGAGACGTCCTCCTGGCCAGAAAAGGTTCGCATTTGCTGCTCCAGTGTGCCACCCATATGCGGAATGATCTGTTCCCGTGTCCATGGAGCTGAGTGCTCCCATCCCCCATGACATGCTGGAATGAGCGGATAATCAGCTCATTGGTATCAATGATAGTTCCGTCCAGATCGAACAATACCGTGTCAATCATGTTGCATTACTCCTTTTTATCATCAACTTGCTTCGGATCATCTTTGGCTGGAGGTGTTATCTTGCTCTCTTTGCCAGCAACGGTTCCCGTATGCTCCATATCATCTGAGGTAACTTTGGACGATACAATCGGATCACTGTAACGAACATCCGCTTTACCTGTCACTCTTCTCACCACAATGAATACAACAGCAACAATAATGATGCCAATAGCGAGCAGTTGCGAGATTCTTACGTTGCCATAAGCAGGATCAAGATATCCTTGTTCGAAGCCCAGCGCAGTCATTGGAGACCACAGCCCGTTCACTAATGAAGCAACCCATTGCGGAGCCTGGAAGCCCAGACTGTCCGTACGCAAAGCTTCAATGAAGAAACGACCGATAGAATACCAGATGAAATATGACATGAACAGTTCACCTGAACGCAGAAACTTCTGACGACGCAGAACCAGCAGCAGGATTAGACCCGCTAGACTCCATACCGATTCATACAAAAAAGCAGGATGATGGAATACACCTTCTACATTCATTTGATTCACGATAAAGTCCGGCAAATGAAGCTTGTCTCTCAAAAATGATTCTTCCACAGGACCGCCGTAGGCTTCCTGATTCACAAAGTTCCCCCAACGCCCGATCATCTGTCCAACGATTAGTCCAGGCGCACAGATATCGGCCATACGCCAGAAGTTATACCCTTTACGACGGAAGAAAATAACTGCACAGATGATTGCACCAATAGAGCACCATAGATGGCAATACCGCCATTCCATATTTTAAAGACATCCCAGAAGTTATCCTTATAATCTTCCCACTTAAATGCGACATAGTAGATACGGGCACCAATGATGGCAGAAGGCACACCCAGCAGGACCATGTCCATGAACACTTCCTGTGGGATATTGTAGCGTTTGCCCTCCCGGATCACGAGCAGGAGTCCTATAAGTGCCGCGGCACCAAGAATAAGCCCGTACCAGTGAACCTTCAACGCTCCAATAGAGAACGCAATCGGGTTCAACAGTAATAATGTATCCATTCATTCACACTCCTATTTATTCGATCGATCGCACACATGCGAATGGTTGGCATGCCCTGCGCCTTAAGAGAAGCAGTACATGTCAACCATTTATCTTCATTTTCTTGTATAAAATCTTTCTTAGTCCATGTCTTCCATATCTTCCGAGATGGTTGCTGTCAGCTTGTTCGTGAATTGCAGTGCAGCATTAAGACCCATCTGTTTCAGACGATAGTTCATGCCGGCTACTTCAATAATAACCGCCAAGTTCCGTCCCGGACGAACAGGAATGGTAACAAGTGGCACGTCCGTATCAATGATGCGTGTAGTCTCTTCATCCAGACCCAGACGATCATATTGTTTATCCTGCTGCCATGCTTCCAGGCGAACAACCAGGGTAATCCGTTTATTATTCCGAACCGCACCGGCTCCGAATAATGTCATGACGTTGATAATACCGACACCTCGAATTTCGAGCAAATGGCGGATCAATTCAGGTGCAGTACCATGCAGCTGAAAATCTGACGTTTGGCGGATCTCTACCGCATCATCGGCAATCAGTCGGTGTCCGCGTTTAACGAGTTCAAGTGCTGTTTCACTCTTACCAATACCGCTACTACCTGTGATCAGCATACCTACGCCATAGACATCACAAAGTACACCGTGAATGGTCGCTGTTGGTGCTAGTTTTCCCTCCAAAAACCCGGTGATCCGGCTGGATAAAATGGTTGTTGCCATATTACTGCGAAGTACAGCCAAATCCCGTTCTTCACTAATATCAATCAGCTCTTGCGGCACTTCAAGTCCGCGCGTTACAACAATACAAGGCGTCTCTTCCGTACATAGACGTTGCATGCGATCACGGCGTTCTTGCTCCGGTAGCATTGCAAAAAAGGCAAGCTCCGTTCTTCCAAGCAACTGTACGCGTTCTTGTGGATGGTATTCAAAATAACCGGCCATTTCCAGACCAGGACGGTTTAGATCATCTACTGTAATGACTCTTTTCAGTCCGTGAGATCCAGAAACAACCTCCAACTGAAACTGCTGCACCAATTCGGATACTTTCACTTTTTTCGCCATTTGTCTCTTCCTTTCAGCATTCGCTGTGCCTCTATGTACATCAGATCGTGTATCAGTTCTTTCCATTATTAGCGCATTCACAACATGGGGTACAGATACATACCCTTTCGGCATTCTATCCTCTCAAATTTATGAAGACAGACCTTCAAATAATCTTAAATGAATTCCGGGATGAATGCAATCGCAGCCTCCGACAACCATCAGTAACAAAAGTCTTAAAAAAGCCCCTTCCAGCATTAACGGAAGGGGCTCTCATTACAATGTATAATTGCATTAACTGTCAGGTTCCATCGTTACCGAGGAATCCCAGTAATATTAGTCTTGAAGAAGTACGTTTACTTCAGTCTCTTTGTCAAAGATATGAACTTTGTTCATGTCGATAGCCATTTTAACTGTGGAACCATCACGAGTGTTAGAACGTCCGTCTACACGTGCGATTGTAGTATCGTTACCTACACCGCTCAAGTAGAGGAGCATTTCGTGACCCAGGTTCTCTGTTACGTCTACGTGAGTAGAGAATACAGAGTTCGGGGATGCTTCCAGGAATACTGGCTCTTCGTGAATGTCCTCTGGACGAACACCCAGGATAACTTCTTTGCCAACGTATCCTCTAGATTTCAACACTTGTGCTTTACCTTGCGGGATTTCAACGTCCACGCCAGGGGCTACAAAGTGAAGGTTTGCACCTTGCTCAGCCAATTTACCCGAGATAAAGTTCATTGTCGGGGAACCGATGAAACCAGCTACAAACAGGTTAGACGGATGGTTGTAAAGCTCTTCTGGTGATGCAGCTTGTTGGATGATACCATCCTTCATAACTACGATCCGGTCACCCATCGTCATTGCTTCGATCTGGTCATGCGTTACGTAGATAACTGTTGTTTCCAAACGTTTAGCCAGTTTAGTGATTTCCGCACGCATCTGACCACGAAGTTTAGCATCCAAGTTGGAGAGAGGCTCATCCATCAAGAAGACTTGTGGATCACGGACAATCGCACGTCCTAGAGCGACACGCTGACGTTGACCACCGGACAGTGCCTTAGGTTTACGCTCAAGCAAATGCTCGATATCCAGGATTTTAGCTGCTTCACGTACACGTTTGTCGATCTCATCTTTTTTAACCTTACGCAATTTCAAACCAAACGCCATGTTTTGATATACGCTCATATGCGGATACAAGGCATAGGATTGGAATACCATCGCGATATCGCGGTCTTTAGGTGCAACATCATTAACGACACGGTCACCGATATAGAGTTTACCTTCAGAAATTTCCTCAAGGCCTGCGATCATACGCAGTGTTGTTGATTTACCACAACCGGACGGACCTACCAATACCAGAAATTCTTTATCTTTAATGTCCAGGTTAATGTCAACTACAGTTGCTTTATCAGAACCCGGGTATTTTTTGAAAATATGCTCTAAACGTACTCCAGCCATGATTGTTGCCTCCTCAGAGATCATTTTGTAATCGAATACAATTTGTATTTTTATATTACCCTATCTGCGTGAGGTTTGACTATTCGCAAACTGCACAAAAATATCAGGGCTTTTTCGTCACTTTGTACATCAGCAGCAAAAACTGCACTAGAACAGCACTTTCGAAGTGCCTTACATCGTAACCAATCTCCTGTTTGATCTTGTCCAGACGATAAACCAACGTATTACGATGAATGAAAAGTCGTTTGGCTGTCTCGCTTACATTACAGTCCAGGCTAAAAAGGTCTCTAGTGTAGCTAGGGTCTCACTGTCATTGAAGATTAACGTGTCTTTGCCTGTTTCCTGTATAAACCGTATTCGTTGTGCATCTGGAATACTCGCTACCAACCGTTCCAAATGTAGATCCCATGGGAGATGAATATGCTGCGTAACATGGAAGGCTCTCCCCAAGTGAATACTTTCTTTAAGTAGATCGGTGACCGATACGAGTTGTTGTACGGGAATACATGGCAGCGAAGCAGACAGATGGAATACCCCCGCCCACTCACTGGCAACCAATTCATGCAACCCCAAACAAAAAGCATTGAGGGAATCTTTTTTAGCTTCCGTTGTGTCTTCCTCGGCTTCTTCTGTAACAATCTCTTTGTCACCCATGAAAATCCACTCTTGCTCCCCTAAAGGAATTAAGACAATCTCCTCGCCAAAATAACTCTCAAGCAATTTGTTGAGTTCCTTCGACCGTAAACGATGTGCATCCGGCGTATCCCCTTGCAACAAGAACAGAATCTTCTCAGCATTCAATCCTGCAGGCTCCACAAAGCGATCCGGGACCGTTTCATATTCCTTATTGGTTTGTTTCTCAATCTGCTCTTTAAGCCAGTGACCCAGTTCAGTCAAATATTGCTCCCTATCATTCTCATATACAACAGGCTGTGTCTCATCGCGTAGTTCCATGTTAGTACGGATTAGAAGCTCAATAAATCTTCGTCTCTCC
Protein-coding sequences here:
- a CDS encoding ATP phosphoribosyltransferase regulatory subunit translates to MSKPKGFEKPTGFRDYTPHVVSKLRTIERNVLECMERWGYRQIITPTIEYYDTVGVASSTSDRKLFKLLNSRGTTLVLRSDLTAPIARVVSSMLKDEQLPLRLSYHANVFRSIEEEAGREAEFFQTGVELVGDDSPEADAEVVALAIASLQAAGVSSFKIAMGHMGFLNGLLEEVIPGQTAEQEQLKEGLLGRDYVGYRQSIEALNLEPKLKEQLEAILRLRGGKEVCTHAVELSSSAEAAKSIAHLCAVFEVLEAYGVSEHVLIDLTMIGDFSYYTGMTFEGYAAELGSPVCSGGRYDNLLQQFGRSLPATGFALKTNRIIDGVHGITIKEKKPVLIRYSPKRRAEALTEAARLRSMGQNVVTLLLPEDGAGASAVSAGATTVQAEQVITYGSDEGGR
- a CDS encoding DapH/DapD/GlmU-related protein, translating into MRKVTRYPVEDQNALWHIYKTVSPWKGVRNFIWIQLSRYCPILSVKNWIYRRMLGMKVGKHTAFGLMVMVDVFFPEKITVGENSVIGYNTTILAHEYLIKEYRLGEVIIGENVLIGANTTILPGVTIGDGAVVAAGAVVHKDVAPGAFVGGNPLRDLSRAAASTEETVFNTDDSSQGSVH
- the hprK gene encoding HPr(Ser) kinase/phosphatase, with protein sequence MAKKVKVSELVQQFQLEVVSGSHGLKRVITVDDLNRPGLEMAGYFEYHPQERVQLLGRTELAFFAMLPEQERRDRMQRLCTEETPCIVVTRGLEVPQELIDISEERDLAVLRSNMATTILSSRITGFLEGKLAPTATIHGVLCDVYGVGMLITGSSGIGKSETALELVKRGHRLIADDAVEIRQTSDFQLHGTAPELIRHLLEIRGVGIINVMTLFGAGAVRNNKRITLVVRLEAWQQDKQYDRLGLDEETTRIIDTDVPLVTIPVRPGRNLAVIIEVAGMNYRLKQMGLNAALQFTNKLTATISEDMEDMD
- the ugpC gene encoding sn-glycerol-3-phosphate ABC transporter ATP-binding protein UgpC translates to MAGVRLEHIFKKYPGSDKATVVDINLDIKDKEFLVLVGPSGCGKSTTLRMIAGLEEISEGKLYIGDRVVNDVAPKDRDIAMVFQSYALYPHMSVYQNMAFGLKLRKVKKDEIDKRVREAAKILDIEHLLERKPKALSGGQRQRVALGRAIVRDPQVFLMDEPLSNLDAKLRGQMRAEITKLAKRLETTVIYVTHDQIEAMTMGDRIVVMKDGIIQQAASPEELYNHPSNLFVAGFIGSPTMNFISGKLAEQGANLHFVAPGVDVEIPQGKAQVLKSRGYVGKEVILGVRPEDIHEEPVFLEASPNSVFSTHVDVTENLGHEMLLYLSGVGNDTTIARVDGRSNTRDGSTVKMAIDMNKVHIFDKETEVNVLLQD
- a CDS encoding PucR family transcriptional regulator, which encodes MERRRFIELLIRTNMELRDETQPVVYENDREQYLTELGHWLKEQIEKQTNKEYETVPDRFVEPAGLNAEKILFLLQGDTPDAHRLRSKELNKLLESYFGEEIVLIPLGEQEWIFMGDKEIVTEEAEEDTTEAKKDSLNAFCLGLHELVASEWAGVFHLSASLPCIPVQQLVSVTDLLKESIHLGRAFHVTQHIHLPWDLHLERLVASIPDAQRIRFIQETGKDTLIFNDSETLATLETFLAWTVM